A stretch of the Filimonas lacunae genome encodes the following:
- a CDS encoding LytR/AlgR family response regulator transcription factor yields MPLRILIIEDEPANARNLEFMLGEIDATAVIVAVLPGVEESVAWLQQHAQACDVIFMDIRLSDGLSFEIFHKVTVQQPVIFVTAYDNYALQAFKVNGIDYILKPYDQEEIKQALEKYHRLYTGSQTALPDPLQIAQLLKSLQQGKPVYKQSFLVQFREKLIPLDAAHIAWFYTANEIVHACTRENKQYIIDYTLEQLQQQLNPQQFFRANRQFIIQRNAIQEIDLYFNGRLYIKLSPEPGEKVLISKARVPEFKAWLDN; encoded by the coding sequence CTGCCAATGCCCGGAACCTGGAGTTTATGCTGGGCGAAATAGACGCAACTGCTGTGATTGTTGCTGTGCTGCCAGGGGTGGAAGAATCGGTAGCCTGGTTACAGCAACATGCGCAGGCATGTGATGTTATTTTTATGGATATCCGGTTAAGCGATGGCCTGTCGTTTGAAATTTTTCACAAAGTAACCGTTCAACAGCCCGTTATATTCGTTACCGCTTATGATAACTATGCCCTGCAGGCATTTAAGGTCAATGGTATTGATTATATTTTAAAGCCTTACGACCAGGAAGAGATAAAGCAGGCCCTGGAAAAATATCATCGTTTATACACCGGCAGCCAAACGGCCTTGCCCGATCCCTTGCAGATAGCGCAACTGCTAAAAAGTTTGCAACAAGGTAAGCCGGTGTATAAACAGTCGTTCCTGGTGCAGTTCAGAGAAAAGCTGATTCCGCTCGATGCAGCGCATATTGCCTGGTTTTATACGGCCAACGAGATTGTTCATGCCTGCACGCGGGAAAATAAACAGTATATTATCGACTACACGCTGGAGCAATTGCAACAGCAATTAAACCCCCAACAGTTTTTCAGGGCCAACCGGCAGTTTATTATACAGCGCAATGCTATACAGGAAATAGACCTGTATTTCAATGGCCGTTTGTATATCAAACTCTCTCCGGAACCCGGCGAAAAAGTGCTGATCAGTAAGGCCCGCGTGCCGGAATTTAAGGCCTGGTTAGATAATTAA